A window of the Gorilla gorilla gorilla isolate KB3781 chromosome 8, NHGRI_mGorGor1-v2.1_pri, whole genome shotgun sequence genome harbors these coding sequences:
- the VAX1 gene encoding ventral anterior homeobox 1 isoform X2 — translation MFGKPDKMDVRCHSDAEAARVSKNAHKESRESKGAEGNLPAAFLKEPQGAFSASGAAEDCNKSKSNSAADPDYCRRILVRDAKGSIREIILPKGLDLDRPKRTRTSFTAEQLYRLEMEFQRCQYVVGRERTELARQLNLSETQANSEENNERFKRGIKKQKKKRKKEPANDESRRGDSGGRGWQPL, via the exons ATGTTCGGGAAACCAGACAAAATGGACGTTCGATGCCACTCGGACGCCGAGGCTGCCCGGGTCTCGAAGAACGCGCACAAGGAGAGTCGGGAGAGCAAGGGCGCGGAGGGGAACCTCCCAGCCGCCTTCCTCAAGGAGCCGCAGGGCGCCTTCTCAGCGTCGGGCGCTGCTGAGGATTGTAACAAAAGTAAATCCAATTCCGCAGCGGACCCGGATTACTGCCGCCGGATACTGGTCCGAG ATGCCAAGGGGTCCATCCGAGAGATCATCCTGCCCAAGGGCCTGGACTTGGACCGGCCTAAGAGGACGCGCACGTCCTTCACCGCGGAGCAGCTCTATCGGCTGGAGATGGAGTTCCAGCGCTGCCAGTACGTGGTGGGCCGCGAGAGGACCGAGCTCGCCCGGCAGCTTAACCTCTCCGAGACCCAG gcaaatagtgaagaaaataatgaacGATTCAAACGCGG gataaaaaaacaaaagaagaaaaggaagaaagagccaGCAAATGATGAGTCTCGGCGTGGGGACTCCGGGGGCAGAGGGTGGCAGCCCCTATAG
- the VAX1 gene encoding ventral anterior homeobox 1 isoform X1, with protein MFGKPDKMDVRCHSDAEAARVSKNAHKESRESKGAEGNLPAAFLKEPQGAFSASGAAEDCNKSKSNSAADPDYCRRILVRDAKGSIREIILPKGLDLDRPKRTRTSFTAEQLYRLEMEFQRCQYVVGRERTELARQLNLSETQVKVWFQNRRTKQKKDQGKDSELRSVVSETAATCSVLRLLEQGRLLSPPGLPALLPPCATGALGSALRGPSLPALGAGAAAGSAAAAAAAVPGPAGAASPHPPAVGGAPGPGPAGPGGLHAGAPAAGHSLFSLPVPSLLGSVASRLSSAPLTMAGSLAGNLQELSARYLSSSAFEPYSRTNNKEGAEKKALD; from the exons ATGTTCGGGAAACCAGACAAAATGGACGTTCGATGCCACTCGGACGCCGAGGCTGCCCGGGTCTCGAAGAACGCGCACAAGGAGAGTCGGGAGAGCAAGGGCGCGGAGGGGAACCTCCCAGCCGCCTTCCTCAAGGAGCCGCAGGGCGCCTTCTCAGCGTCGGGCGCTGCTGAGGATTGTAACAAAAGTAAATCCAATTCCGCAGCGGACCCGGATTACTGCCGCCGGATACTGGTCCGAG ATGCCAAGGGGTCCATCCGAGAGATCATCCTGCCCAAGGGCCTGGACTTGGACCGGCCTAAGAGGACGCGCACGTCCTTCACCGCGGAGCAGCTCTATCGGCTGGAGATGGAGTTCCAGCGCTGCCAGTACGTGGTGGGCCGCGAGAGGACCGAGCTCGCCCGGCAGCTTAACCTCTCCGAGACCCAG GTGAAGGTCTGGTTCCAGAACCGGCGCACCAAGCAGAAGAAGGACCAGGGCAAGGACTCGGAGCTACGCTCGGTGGTGTCGGAGACCGCGGCCACGTGCAGCGTGCTACGGCTGCTGGAGCAGGGCCGCCTGTTGTCGCCGCCCGGCCTGCCTGCGCTGCTGCCGCCTTGCGCCACGGGCGCTCTCGGCTCAGCGCTGCGCGGGCCCAGCTTGCCGGCCCTGGGCGCGGGCGCCGCTGCAGGCTCggccgccgcagccgccgccgccgtccCGGGCCCAGCTGGCGCCGCATCCCCGCACCCGCCGGCTGTGGGCGGTGCTCCAGGCCCCGGGCCCGCCGGGCCGGGGGGATTGCACGCAGGCGCCCCGGCCGCGGGCCACAGCCTCTTCAGCCTGCCGGTGCCCTCGCTGCTCGGCTCCGTCGCCAGCCGCCTGTCCTCCGCCCCGTTAACAATGGCTGGTTCGCTAGCTGGGAATTTGCAAGAACTCTCCGCCCGATATCTGAGCTCCTCGGCCTTCGAGCCTTACTCCCGGACCAACAATAAAGAAGGGGCCGAGAAAAAAGCGCTGGACTGA